From the genome of Effusibacillus lacus, one region includes:
- the mce gene encoding methylmalonyl-CoA epimerase, which produces MTMPLKIDHLGIAVESIEQTLPLYEGPIGLKIVHEEVIADQKVHAVFLQVGESTVELLEPTAPDSPIAIFLQKKGPGIHHIAYAVEDIEAKLAEAKAAGIRLIDEKPRPGGHGKIIAFLHPKDTFGVLTEYCQRID; this is translated from the coding sequence ATGACCATGCCCTTAAAAATTGACCATCTGGGAATTGCTGTCGAGAGCATCGAGCAAACACTCCCTTTGTATGAGGGTCCGATTGGGCTCAAAATCGTTCACGAAGAAGTGATAGCGGACCAAAAGGTGCACGCAGTGTTCCTGCAAGTCGGGGAGAGCACGGTGGAACTGTTGGAACCTACGGCACCGGACAGCCCGATTGCGATCTTTCTTCAGAAAAAAGGGCCCGGTATTCACCACATCGCTTATGCAGTGGAAGATATTGAAGCGAAACTGGCGGAAGCAAAAGCGGCAGGAATCCGACTGATCGACGAAAAACCGCGTCCGGGAGGGCATGGAAAAATCATAGCCTTCCTTCATCCGAAAGATACATTTGGAGTTTTGACCGAATATTGCCAGCGGATCGACTGA
- a CDS encoding cobalamin B12-binding domain-containing protein, with the protein MEHKIRVLVAKPGLDGHDRGALVIAQGLRDAGMEVIYTGLRQTPEQIVAAAIQEDVDVIGLSSLSGAHMELFPEVVRLLQAQGIDDILVIGGGVIPDEDIEPLKQSGIAAVFTPGTPIQETADFIRAHVKRGTCS; encoded by the coding sequence GTGGAACACAAAATTCGCGTACTGGTTGCAAAGCCCGGACTGGACGGGCATGACAGGGGAGCTTTGGTAATTGCACAGGGTCTGAGGGATGCGGGGATGGAAGTCATTTACACAGGATTGCGTCAAACCCCGGAACAGATCGTGGCAGCTGCCATCCAGGAAGACGTGGATGTAATCGGACTGTCTTCGCTATCCGGAGCGCATATGGAATTGTTTCCGGAGGTGGTGCGGCTTCTGCAAGCGCAAGGGATCGACGACATCCTTGTCATTGGCGGGGGCGTGATTCCTGACGAAGATATAGAGCCGCTTAAGCAAAGCGGAATTGCGGCGGTCTTCACACCGGGAACTCCCATTCAGGAAACGGCCGATTTTATTCGTGCCCATGTCAAGCGAGGGACCTGCTCATGA
- a CDS encoding acyl-CoA mutase large subunit family protein yields the protein MSAFKEKLEAWREKAKKAISKFPEREERFATSSDIEVERLYVPEDGGQEYLEKLGFPGEYPFTRGIQPTMYRGRYWTMRQYAGFGSAEETNERFRYLLEQGQTGLSTAFDLPTQIGYDADDPMARGEVGKVGVSISSLADMETLLKGIPLDKVSTSMTINAPASVLLAMYIAVGEKQGVTSDKLTGTIQNDILKEYVARGTYIYPPQHSMRLITNIFEYCAEKVPNWNTISISGYHIREAGSTAVQEVAFTLSNAIAYVQAAIDAGLPVDKFAPRLSFFFNAHNNFLEEIAKFRAARRIWAKIMRHRFKAQDPKSWQLRFHTQTGGSTLTAQQPDNNIVRVTIQALAAVLGGTQSLHTNSRDEALALPTEDSARIALRTQQIIAYESGVSDTVDPLGGSYYIEYLTDEIEKRVWEYIEKIDEMGGAVAAIEQGYMQREIQHASYQTQLEIESGKQIVVGMNKFKLDNEPQPELLRVNPELGRIQAERLAKLRSERNNEEVQKRLQALKQAAEGDANLMPYILDAVRAYATTGEICNAMRSVFGEYRPSLF from the coding sequence GTGTCAGCCTTTAAAGAGAAACTCGAAGCCTGGAGAGAAAAAGCAAAGAAAGCGATTTCAAAGTTTCCCGAACGGGAGGAACGCTTTGCCACTTCAAGCGACATTGAAGTGGAACGCCTGTATGTCCCTGAAGACGGGGGACAGGAGTATCTGGAGAAGTTGGGATTCCCCGGCGAATATCCCTTTACTCGCGGCATTCAGCCAACCATGTACCGGGGACGTTACTGGACCATGCGCCAATATGCGGGATTCGGTTCTGCCGAGGAGACGAACGAGCGGTTTCGTTACCTGTTGGAGCAGGGCCAGACAGGATTGTCGACAGCTTTTGACCTTCCGACCCAGATCGGCTATGACGCTGATGATCCCATGGCACGCGGTGAGGTGGGCAAAGTGGGGGTTTCGATCTCGTCGCTGGCGGATATGGAGACTCTGTTGAAAGGCATTCCCCTTGACAAGGTCAGCACCTCAATGACCATCAATGCGCCTGCTTCCGTGCTCCTGGCCATGTATATTGCCGTTGGCGAGAAGCAGGGAGTTACTTCCGACAAGCTGACAGGCACCATTCAAAACGACATTTTGAAAGAATATGTGGCCCGTGGCACTTATATCTACCCGCCCCAGCATTCCATGCGGCTGATCACCAACATATTCGAATATTGTGCGGAGAAGGTCCCCAATTGGAATACCATCTCCATATCCGGTTACCACATTAGAGAAGCCGGATCGACTGCCGTACAAGAAGTGGCATTTACCCTGTCCAACGCAATAGCCTATGTGCAGGCGGCGATTGACGCGGGACTTCCTGTTGACAAGTTTGCTCCCCGATTGTCGTTCTTCTTTAACGCGCATAACAACTTTCTGGAGGAGATTGCGAAATTCCGGGCGGCCAGACGGATTTGGGCGAAGATCATGCGTCACCGTTTCAAGGCGCAAGACCCGAAGTCGTGGCAACTGCGTTTCCATACGCAGACAGGAGGTTCTACCTTGACTGCCCAACAGCCGGACAACAATATCGTCCGGGTCACGATTCAGGCTCTGGCAGCTGTCCTGGGCGGCACGCAAAGCCTGCATACCAACTCGCGGGACGAGGCATTGGCGCTTCCAACGGAAGATTCGGCAAGAATTGCACTTCGCACTCAGCAAATTATCGCTTACGAAAGCGGTGTTTCCGATACGGTGGATCCGCTTGGCGGTTCTTATTATATCGAATATCTTACGGACGAGATTGAAAAGCGTGTCTGGGAGTACATCGAGAAGATCGATGAGATGGGGGGGGCCGTGGCGGCCATTGAACAAGGCTACATGCAGCGGGAGATCCAGCATGCTTCCTATCAGACCCAGCTTGAGATCGAATCGGGGAAACAAATTGTGGTGGGCATGAACAAGTTCAAGTTGGACAATGAACCGCAACCGGAACTCCTGAGGGTGAATCCCGAGTTGGGAAGAATTCAGGCGGAACGTTTGGCGAAGCTCCGTTCCGAACGCAACAACGAGGAAGTTCAGAAGCGGCTGCAAGCGCTGAAACAGGCGGCTGAAGGAGACGCCAACCTCATGCCCTACATTCTGGACGCTGTCCGGGCTTATGCTACCACCGGAGAGATTTGCAACGCAATGAGATCTGTGTTTGGCGAATACCGGCCTTCCTTGTTCTAA
- a CDS encoding ABC transporter permease — MNPVLVKEFRQRWRTAKTPLIISLYLLVIGGLAFFFMYEQIFRRGYIQVGQSKNLFMMLSLLQMALIAFVAPGLTSGVISGERERQTLNLLLTTHLSPTSIVLSKLLTSVSFVLLLIVSTLPLYAMVLLYGGVSPLQLVAAFGFFVLLILFCGSFGILCSVWFKRTSVSTVVAYGVLFVILAGAPFLSFILEDWFWRGNLYPNYPYLNNNPYINSLPVIFQAMSPPMMLLHFFEPRTFPNMPERGGPLLDMWVSNPWPIFLTVFPLLTLILIGLSIYLLHPVRPKWRRRQKH, encoded by the coding sequence ATGAATCCGGTGTTGGTCAAAGAATTCCGGCAGCGTTGGCGTACCGCCAAGACACCGCTGATCATATCACTGTATTTGCTGGTAATTGGCGGGTTGGCTTTCTTCTTCATGTATGAGCAGATTTTTCGCAGGGGATATATTCAGGTTGGGCAGAGCAAGAACTTGTTCATGATGTTGTCCCTGCTGCAAATGGCATTGATCGCTTTTGTTGCCCCGGGATTGACATCCGGAGTCATCAGCGGGGAGCGGGAGCGGCAGACGTTGAACCTGCTGCTGACCACCCACCTGTCGCCAACATCCATTGTTCTGAGCAAACTTCTTACATCCGTATCCTTTGTGCTGCTGCTGATCGTTTCCACCCTGCCGTTGTATGCGATGGTGCTCCTGTACGGAGGGGTTTCCCCGCTTCAGTTGGTGGCAGCATTCGGATTCTTTGTATTGTTGATTCTGTTTTGCGGTTCTTTCGGAATCCTTTGTTCCGTTTGGTTTAAACGGACCAGTGTCAGCACGGTGGTGGCGTACGGCGTTCTGTTTGTCATTCTGGCGGGAGCCCCGTTCCTGTCGTTTATTCTCGAGGATTGGTTCTGGCGGGGAAATCTCTATCCCAACTATCCCTACCTGAACAATAACCCGTATATCAATTCATTGCCGGTTATTTTTCAGGCGATGAGCCCACCCATGATGCTGCTGCATTTCTTCGAACCGCGAACGTTTCCCAATATGCCGGAGCGGGGTGGGCCGCTTCTGGACATGTGGGTCAGCAATCCGTGGCCCATCTTCCTGACGGTGTTTCCGCTTTTGACATTGATCCTGATCGGTCTAAGCATCTATCTGCTGCATCCGGTCCGTCCAAAGTGGAGACGTCGGCAAAAACATTAA
- a CDS encoding ABC transporter ATP-binding protein, with product MIRIEGLTKRFGKFTAVSELDLYIPKGSVFGFVGPNGAGKTTTMSILATLLEPTSGRAFVGDYDVTVHPRAVRQLIGYMPDFFGVYDNLKVTEYLDFYAGAYEIPVSNRAVLIRDLLDLVNLSDKVDSYVDHLSRGMKQRLGLARSLVHDPEVLILDEPASGLDPRARIEMKEILKELRRMGKTILISSHILPELAEMCTDIGVIENGKLVAVGSVDEIASKVYESRLLRIKLLPTVTEAQLQRATALLKGKQGVRHFKVSDNTLEVAFDGTEQDQQLLLAALVQEQLPVVSLSEDTGNLEDIFLAITKGVGS from the coding sequence ATGATCCGGATTGAAGGGCTTACCAAACGGTTTGGCAAATTCACGGCCGTGTCCGAACTGGATCTTTATATTCCGAAAGGATCGGTGTTCGGTTTTGTGGGACCCAACGGGGCCGGAAAGACGACTACCATGTCAATTCTGGCCACATTGCTTGAGCCAACCAGCGGACGGGCGTTTGTCGGGGATTATGATGTCACCGTACATCCCAGGGCCGTAAGACAATTGATTGGCTACATGCCGGATTTCTTCGGAGTCTATGACAATTTGAAGGTGACCGAATACCTGGACTTTTATGCGGGAGCTTATGAGATTCCGGTTTCGAACCGGGCTGTTCTGATACGGGACTTGCTGGATCTGGTCAATCTGTCGGACAAGGTGGACTCCTATGTGGACCACCTGTCCAGGGGGATGAAACAGCGTTTGGGACTTGCCAGAAGCCTGGTGCATGACCCGGAAGTGCTGATACTGGACGAACCTGCTTCGGGACTGGATCCCCGGGCACGGATCGAGATGAAAGAGATCCTTAAAGAATTGCGGAGGATGGGGAAGACCATCTTGATCAGTTCCCACATCCTGCCGGAACTGGCTGAGATGTGCACGGATATCGGAGTGATTGAAAACGGGAAGCTGGTGGCTGTGGGCAGTGTGGATGAGATTGCATCCAAAGTCTATGAAAGCCGCTTGTTGCGAATCAAGCTGCTGCCAACTGTGACGGAAGCGCAGCTGCAGCGGGCCACTGCTTTGTTGAAAGGGAAACAGGGAGTCCGCCATTTCAAAGTTTCGGACAATACTTTGGAAGTGGCGTTTGACGGTACAGAGCAGGATCAGCAATTGCTGCTGGCCGCATTGGTTCAGGAACAGCTTCCGGTAGTCAGCCTGTCGGAAGACACGGGGAATCTGGAAGATATCTTCCTCGCCATTACGAAAGGGGTGGGATCATGA
- a CDS encoding TolB family protein, whose product MNNEPWDQDHVLPPQLAKDLSSLRESIHTNELLRAKLRKQLLTEIAEAAGDRPRSPDPDNQRKQLWKLGPAVTAGVVLLGILAYNLSAGPGESQVKNVDVIQQRQLLTLNADSSTMPSPSVSSDMRFMAYERNNTIWIHGLSSGSSQELLSPPSGGSYRDPSFAPDGSMIAISVRAQDRATIATVSLRTRELRALTFPPPGFADIQPAYSRDGNYLAFIRTKLQADGKSHEDGELWVMKTDGSEAEKVIDHALEPAWSPDGKQLTFSRSYGTGPNSKRHIMTVIRNGTGEEKLAEGRMPAWSQNGQYIAYVSPKSEIWVMDVSGSGNTRLSMVSINTETDARPVWSGNGNSIFFVRRVEPSGALNIQQLDLMYK is encoded by the coding sequence ATGAATAACGAACCGTGGGATCAGGATCATGTTCTTCCGCCGCAATTGGCCAAAGACTTGTCATCCCTCAGGGAATCGATCCATACCAATGAGCTGCTGAGGGCGAAACTTCGAAAGCAGTTGTTGACCGAAATCGCAGAGGCTGCCGGTGACCGGCCCCGCTCCCCGGACCCGGACAATCAGCGGAAGCAGCTGTGGAAACTGGGTCCCGCAGTGACAGCGGGGGTTGTATTGTTGGGTATTCTGGCTTACAACCTGTCAGCAGGACCCGGCGAGTCACAGGTGAAAAATGTAGACGTAATTCAACAGCGTCAATTGCTGACTCTCAATGCTGATTCATCAACGATGCCATCCCCATCTGTATCAAGCGACATGCGGTTTATGGCTTATGAGCGAAATAACACCATTTGGATACACGGGTTGAGCAGCGGATCCAGCCAGGAGCTTCTTTCGCCTCCTTCAGGCGGCAGTTACCGGGACCCGTCTTTTGCCCCGGATGGATCCATGATTGCAATCAGCGTTCGTGCTCAGGATCGGGCTACAATCGCTACGGTATCGCTCCGCACCCGTGAGCTGCGGGCCCTTACTTTTCCGCCACCGGGATTTGCCGACATTCAGCCCGCCTATTCCAGAGACGGCAACTATCTGGCATTCATTAGAACCAAGCTGCAGGCGGATGGAAAGTCACATGAAGACGGAGAGTTGTGGGTCATGAAGACAGATGGTTCCGAGGCGGAGAAAGTCATCGATCATGCACTTGAGCCCGCGTGGTCGCCGGATGGGAAGCAGTTGACATTCTCCCGTTCATACGGTACTGGACCAAACAGCAAACGACACATCATGACGGTAATCAGGAACGGAACCGGCGAGGAAAAATTGGCCGAGGGCAGAATGCCGGCCTGGTCTCAAAACGGTCAGTACATCGCATATGTGAGTCCAAAATCGGAGATCTGGGTGATGGATGTGTCAGGAAGCGGCAACACCCGGTTATCCATGGTGTCGATCAACACGGAAACGGATGCCAGACCTGTATGGTCCGGGAATGGGAACAGCATTTTTTTTGTACGGCGGGTTGAGCCGTCTGGTGCCTTAAATATCCAGCAATTGGATCTGATGTACAAATAA
- a CDS encoding RNA polymerase sigma factor, with amino-acid sequence MFSGRKKRWASTGKEEGIVEANQLPPDPSEQFASLYDEYFDKVNRYLRYRIGNYWDADDVTAVVFTKAFEACRRDGVSGHFGPWIFRVAQNAYVDYLRKKGRTLTADQELDGEISDGKWQTEEALMVNENTRTLHQMLEQLPDEYRDVVSMKYIAELKISEIATVLDKSEGAVKTLLYRAIRKLREMYEDEERRERDE; translated from the coding sequence TTGTTCTCCGGCAGAAAGAAACGATGGGCGTCGACAGGCAAGGAGGAAGGAATCGTTGAAGCGAACCAGCTCCCTCCCGACCCATCGGAACAGTTTGCGTCTTTGTACGACGAATACTTTGACAAGGTGAACCGGTATTTGCGGTACCGGATCGGAAACTATTGGGACGCGGACGACGTAACGGCGGTTGTATTTACCAAAGCCTTTGAAGCCTGTCGCCGGGATGGGGTTTCCGGGCATTTCGGGCCGTGGATTTTTCGGGTGGCGCAAAACGCTTACGTGGACTATCTGAGGAAAAAAGGACGCACCTTAACGGCTGACCAGGAGCTGGACGGTGAAATATCGGACGGCAAATGGCAGACGGAAGAGGCGCTTATGGTGAACGAAAACACCAGAACTTTGCACCAGATGCTGGAACAATTGCCGGATGAGTACCGGGATGTGGTTTCGATGAAGTATATCGCCGAACTGAAGATCAGCGAAATCGCCACCGTTCTCGACAAATCGGAAGGGGCTGTAAAAACGCTGCTGTACAGGGCAATTCGCAAACTTCGAGAAATGTATGAGGACGAAGAAAGGAGGGAGCGCGATGAATAA
- the lipA gene encoding lipoyl synthase, producing the protein MEELNILNDPEPASNKPLRRPDWLKIKLSTNENFSELKKLMRGNRLHTVCEEARCPNLFECWANRTATFMILGSVCTRACRFCAVTSGLPTELDWEEPQRVAESVEIMGLQHAVVTSVARDDLLDGGASIFAATIRAIREKRPLCSVEVLIPDFQANWDALKVVMDERPDILNHNIETVRRLSDKVRSKAKYDRSLELLRRAKEMQPDIPTKSSIMLGVGETYEEVLQTMDDLRAVDCDIMTIGQYLQPTKKHLPVVRFWTPEEFAALKEEGMKRGFKHVESGPLVRSSYHAHEQVQQAEAIVK; encoded by the coding sequence ATGGAAGAGCTCAACATTTTGAACGACCCGGAACCTGCGTCGAACAAACCTCTTCGCCGTCCCGATTGGCTGAAGATCAAGCTCAGTACAAATGAGAACTTTTCCGAACTGAAGAAGCTGATGCGGGGGAACCGGCTTCACACCGTCTGTGAAGAAGCGCGATGCCCCAATCTTTTCGAATGCTGGGCAAACCGGACAGCGACCTTTATGATACTCGGTTCCGTCTGCACCCGGGCCTGCCGGTTTTGTGCGGTTACCTCCGGCCTGCCCACGGAACTCGACTGGGAGGAACCGCAACGGGTTGCCGAATCGGTGGAGATTATGGGGCTGCAGCATGCAGTTGTCACGTCGGTGGCCCGGGATGACCTGCTGGATGGCGGTGCGTCAATCTTTGCCGCAACGATTCGCGCCATCAGAGAGAAGCGTCCCTTGTGTTCGGTGGAAGTGCTGATTCCCGATTTCCAGGCAAACTGGGATGCCCTGAAGGTCGTAATGGATGAGCGGCCCGACATATTGAATCACAACATCGAGACGGTTCGGCGCTTGTCTGACAAAGTCCGTTCCAAAGCCAAGTATGACCGCTCTTTGGAACTGCTTCGCAGAGCCAAGGAAATGCAGCCCGACATTCCCACCAAGTCCAGCATCATGCTTGGCGTTGGGGAAACATATGAAGAGGTCTTGCAGACAATGGACGATCTGCGGGCAGTTGATTGTGACATCATGACCATCGGCCAGTATTTGCAGCCGACGAAGAAGCACCTGCCGGTGGTCCGGTTCTGGACTCCCGAGGAGTTTGCGGCCCTGAAGGAAGAAGGGATGAAGCGGGGCTTCAAACATGTGGAGTCAGGCCCTTTGGTGCGCAGTTCCTACCATGCCCACGAACAGGTGCAACAGGCGGAAGCTATCGTCAAATAA
- a CDS encoding dihydrolipoamide acetyltransferase family protein, translating into MAEIKMPQLGESVTEGTIAKWLKGPGDKINKYDPICEVITDKVNAEVPSDFEGVMAKVLVGEGETVPVGTVIAVIEEAGTGTEPTVSSPTEKPVIPVSPGRVRFSPAVMHLLQEHNLNPSLIKGTGAGGRITRKDVLAHISGSHVQKLPQVQAPSQVQEPPVVDQVVPASLNLAANAQTLDNGDLEVPVTPVRQTIAKRMAESKYTAPHAWTIVEADVTNLVKYREAVKDSFRQKEGISLTFLPFFIKAVVESLKEFPILNSTWAGDKIIIKKRINISIAVATDDALFVPVIKDADRMSILGLAQAIHDLARKARAGKLTPDDISGGTFTVNNTGAFGSILSQPIINSPQAAILSMESIVKRPVVLEENDAIAIRSMMNLCLSFDHRVLDGLVCGNFLAAVKQRLESFDGSSVNLY; encoded by the coding sequence ATGGCAGAGATCAAGATGCCCCAGCTTGGCGAATCCGTGACGGAAGGAACGATCGCCAAGTGGCTCAAAGGTCCCGGCGACAAGATCAATAAATACGATCCGATTTGTGAAGTGATTACCGATAAGGTGAACGCCGAAGTACCATCCGACTTTGAGGGGGTAATGGCAAAAGTTTTGGTTGGGGAAGGGGAAACTGTCCCCGTTGGCACCGTTATTGCCGTAATTGAAGAAGCGGGAACAGGAACGGAACCAACAGTTTCAAGTCCGACGGAAAAGCCGGTGATCCCGGTTTCTCCCGGGCGGGTCCGTTTTTCGCCGGCTGTCATGCATTTGCTGCAAGAGCACAATTTGAACCCGTCCTTAATCAAAGGCACTGGAGCCGGCGGACGCATCACCCGCAAAGACGTACTGGCCCATATTTCTGGCAGCCATGTTCAAAAATTACCTCAAGTTCAAGCACCATCGCAAGTTCAAGAACCGCCTGTCGTGGATCAAGTGGTTCCGGCAAGTTTGAATTTGGCGGCGAATGCACAAACTCTTGACAATGGAGATCTGGAAGTGCCTGTAACTCCGGTTCGCCAAACCATTGCCAAACGAATGGCGGAAAGCAAGTATACGGCACCCCATGCCTGGACCATTGTGGAAGCCGATGTTACCAACCTGGTCAAATACCGGGAAGCGGTGAAGGATTCCTTCAGGCAGAAAGAAGGAATTTCCCTCACCTTCCTGCCGTTCTTCATCAAGGCGGTAGTGGAATCTCTGAAAGAATTTCCAATCTTGAACTCGACATGGGCCGGCGATAAGATTATCATTAAGAAACGAATCAACATCTCGATTGCGGTGGCAACGGACGATGCCCTGTTTGTACCCGTAATCAAGGATGCAGACCGGATGTCGATTCTGGGGCTTGCCCAAGCAATCCATGATCTGGCAAGGAAAGCCCGGGCAGGCAAACTGACGCCGGATGACATATCGGGCGGTACGTTTACCGTGAACAACACAGGGGCTTTTGGGTCCATTCTGTCCCAGCCGATCATCAATTCGCCCCAAGCGGCTATTTTGTCTATGGAATCAATAGTGAAACGTCCCGTCGTGCTGGAGGAGAACGATGCCATTGCCATCCGTTCCATGATGAACCTGTGTCTGTCATTCGACCATAGAGTGCTGGATGGGCTGGTTTGCGGCAATTTCCTGGCCGCTGTCAAGCAGCGTCTGGAATCCTTTGACGGAAGCAGTGTGAATCTGTACTAG